The Triticum dicoccoides isolate Atlit2015 ecotype Zavitan chromosome 6A, WEW_v2.0, whole genome shotgun sequence genome has a window encoding:
- the LOC119316672 gene encoding putative homeobox-leucine zipper protein HOX26 yields MSSLTTISGGAMEESQEVEELVDTRLSLVIGAASRPPPTVLALLPAASPENEAAARGKRKGVKGPENGAGGAAAASREHSKRAKTVHDSSDVDDDDRGDAAGGDGTRKKLRLTVEQAALLEESFRAHNVLSHGEKHDLARQLGLKPRQVEVWFQNRRARTKLKQTELDCELLRRWCERLSDDNARLRRELAETLSSSPAFLSRLTMANDKAVCSSCNKLTSARMPG; encoded by the exons ATGTCTAGCCTTACGACCATTAGTGGCGGCGCCATGGAGGAGTCGCAGGAAGTAGAGGAGCTCGTCGACACAAGGCTGTCCCTCGTGATCGGCGCCGCGAGCCGTCCGCCCCCGACGGTCCTGGCGCTGCTGCCGGCGGCATCACCGGAGAACGAAGCGGCGGCACGCGGGAAGAGGAAGGGAGTCAAGGGACCAGAGAACGGTGCGGGCGGTGCCGCTGCTGCTTCAAGGGAGCATAGCAAGAGGGCCAAGACGGTGCACGACAGCAGCGACGTCGACGATGACGACAGAGGGGACGCGGCCGGCGGCGACGGGACGAGGAAGAAGCTCAGGCTCACGGTGGAGCAGGCCGCGCTCTTGGAGGAAAGCTTCCGTGCCCACAACGTCCTCTCTCAC GGCGAGAAGCACGATCTTGCGAGGCAGCTTGGGTTGAAGCCGAGGCAGGTGGAGGTGTGGTTCCAGAACAGGAGGGCGCGGACCAAGCTCAAGCAGACGGAGCTTGACTGCGAGCTGCTGCGCCGGTGGTGCGAGCGCCTCAGCGACGACAACGCGCGGCTCCGCCGAGAGCTCGCCGAGACGCTCTCCTCGTCGCCGGCCTTCTTGTCCAGGCTCACGATGGCCAACGATAAGGCTGTGTGTTCGTCCTGCAACAAGCTCACCAGCGCCCGGATGCCGGGATAA